GTTGCCTGGCCAGCCAGGCCAGGAGGCCGGCGTTCGGCTGCGGCTTGACCAGCTCCGAGACCACGCAGGTGTCGAGCAGGTACTTCAAAGGTCCATCACCCCGGCGGCTTCGTCCGGCCGGCCCCTGCGGTGGAGCCCCCACCACGACGCCCTTTGCGCGCCGGCCCGGAGATCAGGCCAAAGATCGCAGGTGCCGGATTTCTGGCGCTGCCAGCGCCTCGCTCGCCAGTTCGAGACCCGTTGGGGCTTCAGACCGCCTCGAAGAAAACCGCTGGTGAGACCTGAAACCTCTTCGCGAGGCCTTCGATGTGGGCCACGTTCAACTCTCGCTGGTCGGAGCGTGCCGCCGACATGAACGACGAAAAATGACGTCCTAGAACAGGTGCCGGTTGAGCAGCAGGTGAACGCCGATGCCGGCGGCGTACCCCAGCGCGATCGCCCAGGCCCACTTCAGGTGAGACAGGAAGGTGTAGTGCCCCCGGGCCTGCCCCATCAGCGCCACGCCCGCCGCGCTGCCGATGGACAGCAGCGAGCCCCCGACGCCGGCCGTGAGGGTCACGAGCAGCCACTGCCCCATGGACATCTCGGGGTTCATCGAGAGCACCGCGAACATCACGGGGATGTTGTCGATGACTGCCGACAGCCCGCCGACCAGCACGTTGGCCCACGTCGCGCCCAGCCCACCGTACAGGCTGCTGGACACCAGCGCGAGGTAGCCCAGCGTGCCGAGCCCCCCCACGGCCATGATCACGCCGTAAAAGAACATCAGCGTGTCCCACTCGGCGCGCTCCATCTGCTTGAACGGGTCGAAGGGCCCGGGCTGGGGCGAGGGCTCCAGCGGCGGCGCCGCGAACACGTCGTCCGGTTCGTCGAGCACGGGGGCGGCGTGCGGCGTCCGGCGCTGCAGCACGTAGGCGTAGAGCTTCAGCAGCCCCAGGCCCATCATCATCCCGACCACCGGCGGCAGGTGCAGCCAGGCGTGGAACACCACGGCCAGCGCGACCGTGGCGATGAACAGCCCCACGATGACCCAGGCGCCCGGCAGGACGGTGGCGGCCTCCTCCCGCGGCTCGGGGGCGCCGCGCCCGATGGTCATCGCCATCAGGCCCGCCGGCACGAGCCAGTTCACCAGCGCCGGCACGACGAGCGCGAAGAACTCCCCGAACTGCACCACACCCTTTTGCCACACCATCAGCGTGGTGATGTCGCCGAAGGGGGAGAAGGCCCCGCCCGCGTTGGCGGCCACCACGATGTTGATGCACGCGAGGGAGACGAAGGCGGGCTGCCCCGCGCCGACCGTCACCACCACGGCGCCGGCGACGAGGGCCGTCGTGAGGTTGTCGGCAATCGGCGAGAGGCAGAAGGCGAAGGCCCCCGTCACCCAGAACAGGGCCCGGTAGGACAGCCCGGCGCGGACCAACCGGACGCGCAGGGCGTCGAAGACCCCGCGCTCCTCGATGGTGTTGACGTAGGTCATCGCAGCGAGGAGGAACAGGAAGAGCTCGCCGAACTCCAGCAGGTTGTGGCGCACCGCCGCCTCGGCTGCGTGAGGGGCGCCGGCTTGGGCCAGCCCCACCGCCACGAGGGCCCAGATGAGGCCGGCGGCCAGCAGCATCGGCTTGGACTTCCGCAGGTGCAGGACGTCTTCGGCCATCACGAGGGCGTAGGCCACGGCGAAGACAGCGAGGGCCGCGAGGCCGACACCGTGGCCTGTGAGATCGGGGGAGGGCTGGGCACCTCCGGTGGCTGCGTGGGCCGGGGCGACGCCCAGCAAGGCAAGCGTCCCGAGGGAGGCCCCTGCCGAGCGGCAGAGGGTCATCGTGGAGGGCCTGGCATCAAGTCGGAAGCTGATCATGCATGCCATCCTAGCATGCAGGTCTTGCAGGTTGACCCGCACGCCCCCCGCCTGGCTGCGCGCGTCGAGGTGCCTCTGCTTCGCTTGAGAGCGGCGCCAGAACGTGCAAGCCAGCGGGCACCGCGCTTACATCCCAGTGTTGGGGACTGGTGGTACCAGCCCGAGTCTCGGACCGAGCCAGTGCGCCAGGCTCTCTAGCGCGCCTTCGGCACAGGGAGCACTGGCGCGATAGACCTCCGGTGGCAACTGCGCCGAGAGCGCAGGCTCGGCGTTACCGACCACGGCCGCCATGCCCGCAGCCAGCAGCATGTCCAGGTCGTTGCAGGAGTCACCGCAGGCGAAGGTGGCGGCGGCCGGGATACCCAGCTGCGAGGCGATCCACCGCAGGGCCTGGCCCTTGCCGGAGGCTGCGGGAATCACGTCGAGGTCCCGGCGCGAACTCAGGACCAGCCGGGCCCTGATCTGGCTGTGGCGCAGCCTTTCGGACAGGCTTGCCACCAGGGGCTCGGGGTCGTCTTGCGAGACCCAGCAGCTGACCTTGAACCGGTGGAGCGCCTCTGGCGGCTGCAGCGTGAGCCCAGG
The sequence above is a segment of the Candidatus Sericytochromatia bacterium genome. Coding sequences within it:
- the nhaD gene encoding sodium:proton antiporter NhaD, with product MISFRLDARPSTMTLCRSAGASLGTLALLGVAPAHAATGGAQPSPDLTGHGVGLAALAVFAVAYALVMAEDVLHLRKSKPMLLAAGLIWALVAVGLAQAGAPHAAEAAVRHNLLEFGELFLFLLAAMTYVNTIEERGVFDALRVRLVRAGLSYRALFWVTGAFAFCLSPIADNLTTALVAGAVVVTVGAGQPAFVSLACINIVVAANAGGAFSPFGDITTLMVWQKGVVQFGEFFALVVPALVNWLVPAGLMAMTIGRGAPEPREEAATVLPGAWVIVGLFIATVALAVVFHAWLHLPPVVGMMMGLGLLKLYAYVLQRRTPHAAPVLDEPDDVFAAPPLEPSPQPGPFDPFKQMERAEWDTLMFFYGVIMAVGGLGTLGYLALVSSSLYGGLGATWANVLVGGLSAVIDNIPVMFAVLSMNPEMSMGQWLLVTLTAGVGGSLLSIGSAAGVALMGQARGHYTFLSHLKWAWAIALGYAAGIGVHLLLNRHLF
- a CDS encoding HAD family hydrolase, whose translation is MRPNRPAQWLVAFDLDGTLVGEAWAPGLQRVLESRSPDTALAYVTGRTYPSAAELVKTEGLPWPDAWATGLGAEVRWGPSAWVDRAWRRRVGRHFSTGRVKRLLARSPGLTLQPPEALHRFKVSCWVSQDDPEPLVASLSERLRHSQIRARLVLSSRRDLDVIPAASGKGQALRWIASQLGIPAAATFACGDSCNDLDMLLAAGMAAVVGNAEPALSAQLPPEVYRASAPCAEGALESLAHWLGPRLGLVPPVPNTGM